In a genomic window of Suricata suricatta isolate VVHF042 chromosome 12, meerkat_22Aug2017_6uvM2_HiC, whole genome shotgun sequence:
- the MAP2K2 gene encoding dual specificity mitogen-activated protein kinase kinase 2 isoform X1 — protein MLARRKPVLPALTINPAIAEGPSPTSEGASDRAPGRAGLWQPSPSGLCRASLADLQKKLAELDLDEQQRKRLEAFLTQKAKVGELKDDDFERISELGAGNGGVVTKVQHRPSGLIMARKLIHLEIKPAIRNQIIRELQVLHECNSPYIVGFYGAFYSDGEISICMEHMDGGSLDQVLKEAKRIPEEILGKVSIAVLRGLAYLREKHQIMHRDVKPSNILVNSRGEIKLCDFGVSGQLIDSMANSFVGTRSYMSPERLQGTHYSVQSDIWSMGLSLVELSIGRYPIPPPDAKELEAIFGRPVVDGAEGEPHSISPRPRPPGRPISGHGTDSRPAMAIFELLDYIVNEPPPKLPSGVFTQDFQEFVNKCLIKNPAERADLKMLMNHTFIKRSEVEEVDFAGWLCKTLRLNQPSTPTRIAV, from the exons ATGCTGGCCCGGAGGAAGCCGGTGCTGCCGGCGCTCACCATCAACCCCGCCATCGCCGAGGGCCCGTCCCCCACCAGCGAGGGCGCCTCCGA CCGCGCACCCGGGCGTGCCGGGTTGTGGCAGCCCTCGCCCTCGGGCCTCTGCAGGGCGAGCTTGGCGGACCTCCAGAAGAAGCTCGCAGAGCTCGACCTCGACGAGCAGCAGAGGAAGCGGCTGGAGGCCTTCCTCACCCAGAAGGCCAAGGTCGGGGAGCTCAAGGACGATGACTTCGAAAGGATCTCGGAGCTGGGGGCCGGCAACGGCGGGGTGGTCACCAAGGTCCAGCACAGACCTTCCGGCCTCATCATGGCGAGAAAG CTGATCCACCTGGAGATCAAGCCGGCCATCCGCAACCAGATCATTCGCGAGCTGCAGGTGCTGCACGAGTGTAACTCGCCGTACATCGTGGGCTTCTACGGCGCCTTCTACAGCGACGGCGAGATCAGCATCTGCATGGAGCACATG GACGGCGGCTCTCTGGACCAGGTGTTGAAAGAAGCCAAGAGAATTCCCGAGGAGATCCTTGGGAAGGTCAGCATCGCG GTCCTCCGGGGTTTGGCCTATCTCCGGGAAAAGCACCAGATTATGCACCGAG ACGTGAAACCGTCCAACATCCTCGTCAACTCCCGAGGGGAGATCAAGCTGTGCGACTTTGGAGTGAGCGGCCAGCTCATCGACTCCATGGCTAACTCCTTCGTGGGAACTCGGTCCTACATGTCT CCAGAGCGGTTGCAGGGCACGCACTACTCAGTGCAGTCGGACATCTGGAGCATGGGCCTGTCCCTGGTGGAGCTGTCCATCGGGAGGTACCCCATCCCCCCGCCGGATGCCAAGGAGCTAGAGGCCATATTCGGCCGGCCCGTGGTTgatggggcagaaggagagccTCACAGCATCTCACCTCGGCCGAGACCCCCAGGACGCCCCATCAGTG GCCACGGGACGGACAGCCGGCCGGCCATGGCCATCTTTGAGCTGCTCGACTACATCGTGAATGAG CCACCCCCCAAGCTGCCCAGCGGCGTCTTCACCCAGGACTTCCAGGAGTTTGTAAATAAATG CCTAATTAAGAACCCAGCGGAGCGAGCGGATCTCAAGATGCTCATG aACCACACCTTCATCAAGCGGTCCGAGGTGGAAGAAGTGGACTTTGCCGGCTGGTTGTGTAAAACGCTGCGGCTGAATCAGCCCAGCACGCCCACGAGAATCGCTGTGTGA
- the LOC115273407 gene encoding uncharacterized protein LOC115273407 produces MRPWWGPLDPHPSPDPPAPRVPSACPDSGGDCPGHLTLAGQGLSHSCWEETARGGGPRSSSRARAARSLEGGALSLCLSLWASKSARSFSQLSRLFHLLDPRSLTWSGRARKRTGSPPLSLCRGFRWERGHRDGLRLWAGVTLTRPSLTGLLLTRTWDSVWQEACGQRWPRTFWKVGSSKKSAQAAALVEVCSRQEAPEAEWLAQGDLGPIWSTQPHPGQTPAILPSSHSAWTFLQDLEDS; encoded by the exons ATGCGGCCTTGGTGGGGACCTCTGGACCCACATCCTTCACCGGACCCGCCT GCTCCTCGTGTGCCCTCTGCCTGCCCAGATTCGGGGGGTGACTGCCCAGGGCACCTCACTCTGGCCGGCCAGGGGCTCAGCCACAGCTGCTGGGAGGAAACGGCAAGGGGCGGTGGTCCTAGGTCCTCCTCCAGGGCCCGGGCGGCTCGCAGCCTCGAGGGAGGGGCCCTCTCCCTGTGCTTGTCCCTGTGGGCGTCAAAGTCTGCGCGCTCCTTCAGCCAGCTTTCCAGGCTTTTCCACCTCCTAGATCCCCGAAGTCTCACCTGGTCGGGAAGAGCACGAAAAAGAACCGGAAGTCCGCCCCTGTCGCTCTGTCGGGGGTTCCGGTGGGAGCGTGGCCACCGAGATGGGCTGCGTCTGTGGGCCGGTGTCACACTCACCCGGCCCTCACTGACGGGCTTGCTGTTGACAAGGA CCTGGGACTCGGTGTGGCAGGAGGCATGTGGGCAGAGGTGGCCCAGAACCTTCTGGAAGGTAGGAAGTTCCAAGAAGAGCGCTCAGGCAGCCGCCCTGGTGGAGGTGTGTTCCAGGCAGGAAGCCCCAG AGGCtgagtggcttgcccaaggtgACCTGGGACCCATCTGGAGCACCCAACCTCACCCAGGACAAACGCCAGCCATCCTGCCTTCTTCGCACTCG GCTTGGACCTTTCTGCAGGACCTGGAAGATTCCTAA
- the MAP2K2 gene encoding dual specificity mitogen-activated protein kinase kinase 2 isoform X2, whose translation MLARRKPVLPALTINPAIAEGPSPTSEGASEASLADLQKKLAELDLDEQQRKRLEAFLTQKAKVGELKDDDFERISELGAGNGGVVTKVQHRPSGLIMARKLIHLEIKPAIRNQIIRELQVLHECNSPYIVGFYGAFYSDGEISICMEHMDGGSLDQVLKEAKRIPEEILGKVSIAVLRGLAYLREKHQIMHRDVKPSNILVNSRGEIKLCDFGVSGQLIDSMANSFVGTRSYMSPERLQGTHYSVQSDIWSMGLSLVELSIGRYPIPPPDAKELEAIFGRPVVDGAEGEPHSISPRPRPPGRPISGHGTDSRPAMAIFELLDYIVNEPPPKLPSGVFTQDFQEFVNKCLIKNPAERADLKMLMNHTFIKRSEVEEVDFAGWLCKTLRLNQPSTPTRIAV comes from the exons ATGCTGGCCCGGAGGAAGCCGGTGCTGCCGGCGCTCACCATCAACCCCGCCATCGCCGAGGGCCCGTCCCCCACCAGCGAGGGCGCCTCCGA GGCGAGCTTGGCGGACCTCCAGAAGAAGCTCGCAGAGCTCGACCTCGACGAGCAGCAGAGGAAGCGGCTGGAGGCCTTCCTCACCCAGAAGGCCAAGGTCGGGGAGCTCAAGGACGATGACTTCGAAAGGATCTCGGAGCTGGGGGCCGGCAACGGCGGGGTGGTCACCAAGGTCCAGCACAGACCTTCCGGCCTCATCATGGCGAGAAAG CTGATCCACCTGGAGATCAAGCCGGCCATCCGCAACCAGATCATTCGCGAGCTGCAGGTGCTGCACGAGTGTAACTCGCCGTACATCGTGGGCTTCTACGGCGCCTTCTACAGCGACGGCGAGATCAGCATCTGCATGGAGCACATG GACGGCGGCTCTCTGGACCAGGTGTTGAAAGAAGCCAAGAGAATTCCCGAGGAGATCCTTGGGAAGGTCAGCATCGCG GTCCTCCGGGGTTTGGCCTATCTCCGGGAAAAGCACCAGATTATGCACCGAG ACGTGAAACCGTCCAACATCCTCGTCAACTCCCGAGGGGAGATCAAGCTGTGCGACTTTGGAGTGAGCGGCCAGCTCATCGACTCCATGGCTAACTCCTTCGTGGGAACTCGGTCCTACATGTCT CCAGAGCGGTTGCAGGGCACGCACTACTCAGTGCAGTCGGACATCTGGAGCATGGGCCTGTCCCTGGTGGAGCTGTCCATCGGGAGGTACCCCATCCCCCCGCCGGATGCCAAGGAGCTAGAGGCCATATTCGGCCGGCCCGTGGTTgatggggcagaaggagagccTCACAGCATCTCACCTCGGCCGAGACCCCCAGGACGCCCCATCAGTG GCCACGGGACGGACAGCCGGCCGGCCATGGCCATCTTTGAGCTGCTCGACTACATCGTGAATGAG CCACCCCCCAAGCTGCCCAGCGGCGTCTTCACCCAGGACTTCCAGGAGTTTGTAAATAAATG CCTAATTAAGAACCCAGCGGAGCGAGCGGATCTCAAGATGCTCATG aACCACACCTTCATCAAGCGGTCCGAGGTGGAAGAAGTGGACTTTGCCGGCTGGTTGTGTAAAACGCTGCGGCTGAATCAGCCCAGCACGCCCACGAGAATCGCTGTGTGA